The following proteins come from a genomic window of Methanothermobacter sp.:
- a CDS encoding tetratricopeptide repeat protein yields the protein MKKKLEEVKLDLNALIFIFLLSVVFIFIEYSLGKIALGLIEKEEYEKAINVYKLLISKTEKDLFNIGFCFTKNKEYQKALKYYDKALKINPEYAEAWNNKGIILKELKKYKKALKCYNKALEINPELIEAWNNKGTTLQELGKYDEALECYNKALEINPKNIETLTYKGITLSKIGKYKKALKYFDKALKIDPKNKLLHKTKAALHKKLKNQEKA from the coding sequence TTGAAAAAGAAACTGGAGGAGGTTAAATTGGATTTAAATGCACTCATATTTATATTTCTATTAAGCGTAGTCTTCATTTTCATAGAATATTCTCTAGGAAAAATCGCGTTGGGATTAATTGAAAAAGAAGAGTATGAAAAAGCCATAAATGTCTATAAGCTCCTCATATCAAAAACTGAGAAAGATTTATTCAACATAGGATTCTGTTTCACCAAAAACAAAGAATACCAAAAAGCTTTAAAATATTATGACAAAGCATTAAAAATAAATCCGGAATATGCAGAAGCATGGAACAACAAGGGAATAATACTAAAAGAACTTAAAAAATACAAAAAGGCACTAAAGTGCTACAACAAAGCCCTAGAAATAAACCCTGAACTTATAGAAGCATGGAACAACAAAGGAACAACCCTTCAGGAGCTGGGCAAATATGATGAAGCATTAGAATGCTACAACAAAGCCCTAGAAATAAACCCAAAAAACATTGAAACATTAACTTACAAGGGAATAACATTATCCAAAATCGGCAAATACAAAAAAGCCCTAAAATACTTCGACAAAGCACTCAAAATAGACCCAAAAAACAAACTATTACACAAGACCAAAGCAGCACTTCACAAAAAACTTAAAAACCAAGAAAAAGCTTGA